A single genomic interval of halophilic archaeon DL31 harbors:
- a CDS encoding hypothetical protein (KEGG: hbo:Hbor_02800 hypothetical protein) — MEESIAGFKQRGSWGKIVEHGERITRALRDAGVESQAFEEWNEWRPKSHERLGENIEEKTAEQASIGEGPGEEKGKEPEEDIRSAGEKLSESYEKVGKGDNGGAIERWQDSISYATRAADSAGRKAIRTVEDTVYRKVMTQLAPYYFDNELVSANVQRSSRGDHEEFTFEVNINDDELKDEVSERLEAYDDEVDRWHIDTEKQTETVEALDGVEAPKRKEDSESTTN; from the coding sequence ATGGAGGAGAGCATCGCCGGCTTCAAACAGCGCGGTTCGTGGGGCAAAATCGTCGAACACGGCGAACGCATCACGCGGGCGCTCCGAGACGCCGGCGTCGAGAGCCAGGCGTTCGAGGAGTGGAACGAGTGGCGACCAAAATCCCACGAGCGCCTTGGTGAGAATATCGAGGAGAAAACAGCCGAGCAAGCGAGCATCGGCGAGGGTCCCGGCGAGGAGAAGGGCAAAGAGCCCGAGGAAGATATCCGTTCGGCGGGTGAGAAGCTGAGTGAGTCCTACGAGAAAGTGGGCAAGGGCGACAACGGCGGCGCCATCGAGCGCTGGCAGGACTCCATCAGCTACGCGACGCGGGCGGCGGACTCGGCGGGACGGAAAGCCATCCGAACCGTGGAGGACACCGTCTACCGGAAGGTGATGACCCAGCTGGCGCCCTACTACTTCGACAACGAACTCGTGAGCGCGAACGTCCAGCGCAGCTCCCGGGGCGACCATGAGGAGTTCACCTTCGAGGTCAACATCAACGACGACGAGCTGAAAGACGAGGTGAGCGAACGCCTCGAAGCGTACGACGACGAGGTCGACCGCTGGCATATCGACACCGAAAAACAGACCGAGACGGTCGAGGCCCTCGATGGTGTCGAAGCCCCCAAACGCAAGGAAGATTCAGAATCGACGACGAACTGA
- a CDS encoding 50S ribosomal protein L31e (KEGG: hmu:Hmuk_1233 ribosomal protein L31e~HAMAP: 50S ribosomal protein L31e~PFAM: Ribosomal protein L31e) has translation MSANDFEERVVTIPLRDAKKVAKQERADAAMSEIRSHLAKAFAVDEDEVRLDTGVNETVWSRGRSKPPSKLRVRAARFDEDGETVVEAEPAE, from the coding sequence ATGAGCGCGAATGATTTCGAGGAGCGAGTCGTCACGATCCCGCTCCGCGACGCGAAGAAGGTCGCAAAGCAGGAGCGAGCCGACGCCGCGATGAGCGAGATTCGCTCGCACCTCGCGAAGGCGTTCGCCGTCGACGAGGATGAGGTCCGACTCGACACAGGCGTCAACGAGACCGTCTGGAGCCGCGGGCGCAGCAAGCCGCCGAGCAAACTCCGCGTCCGAGCCGCCCGCTTCGACGAGGACGGCGAGACTGTCGTCGAAGCCGAACCCGCAGAGTAA
- a CDS encoding CopG-like domain-containing protein DNA-binding domain (PFAM: CopG-like DNA-binding~KEGG: hut:Huta_2408 hypothetical protein), protein MSKITFRADDALVERLDDLDASKSEVMREALREFLDRQPGASNPDAAGAEGSIAARVDKLLADRLDGGRDVNLTISLEGAADATVAEESPDAATETSDNGCQQCGQEVDDADAFCPNCGAEREQQAHCECGEAVDQSWTFCPGCGRRSPTADVFDRA, encoded by the coding sequence ATGAGTAAGATCACCTTCCGCGCCGACGATGCGCTCGTCGAGCGGCTTGACGACCTCGATGCCTCGAAAAGCGAGGTGATGCGCGAGGCGCTCCGAGAGTTCCTCGACCGCCAGCCCGGGGCGAGCAACCCCGACGCTGCCGGTGCCGAGGGCTCCATCGCCGCCCGAGTCGACAAACTCCTGGCAGACCGCCTCGACGGCGGCCGGGACGTGAACCTCACCATTAGCCTGGAAGGGGCTGCCGACGCGACGGTGGCGGAGGAATCACCCGACGCGGCCACAGAGACCAGCGACAACGGCTGTCAGCAATGTGGGCAGGAAGTCGACGACGCCGACGCGTTCTGCCCCAACTGTGGTGCTGAGCGCGAGCAGCAGGCCCACTGTGAGTGCGGCGAGGCCGTCGACCAATCGTGGACGTTCTGTCCCGGCTGCGGGCGCCGAAGCCCGACTGCAGACGTGTTCGACCGGGCCTGA
- a CDS encoding Translation initiation factor IF2/IF5 (KEGG: hla:Hlac_0818 translation initiation factor IF-2 subunit beta~PFAM: Translation initiation factor IF2/IF5; Deoxyribonuclease/rho motif-related TRAM~SMART: Translation initiation factor IF2/IF5), with protein MSMDYEAKLDRALELVPELGGSDERLSVPEPTTQKDGAFTRLTNLKELADALSREEEHLHREIQSELGTAGQLGEGRSRYNGTFSASDFQSAVDSYIQEFVRCSECGLPDTRLVTEDGTMMLRCEACGAFRPVTKRTAQKSQQQSTEISEGDTLEVEITDTGRKGDGVAKRGDYTMFVSGASEGETVQVRVNNISGNLVFADKV; from the coding sequence ATGAGCATGGACTACGAGGCGAAACTCGACCGCGCGCTCGAACTCGTGCCCGAACTGGGCGGAAGCGACGAGCGCCTCAGCGTTCCGGAGCCGACGACACAGAAGGACGGGGCGTTCACGCGCCTCACCAACCTGAAGGAGCTCGCCGACGCCCTCTCTCGTGAGGAGGAGCACCTCCACCGCGAGATTCAGAGCGAACTTGGGACCGCCGGCCAGCTCGGTGAGGGCCGCTCGCGCTACAACGGGACCTTCTCGGCGAGCGATTTCCAGTCGGCTGTTGACTCCTACATCCAGGAGTTCGTCCGCTGTTCGGAGTGTGGCCTCCCCGACACCCGGCTGGTCACTGAGGACGGCACCATGATGCTGCGCTGTGAGGCCTGTGGGGCGTTCCGGCCGGTCACCAAGCGCACCGCCCAGAAGAGCCAGCAGCAAAGCACGGAGATCTCGGAGGGCGACACGCTCGAAGTCGAGATTACCGACACCGGGCGCAAAGGCGACGGCGTCGCCAAGCGCGGCGACTACACCATGTTCGTCAGCGGTGCGAGCGAGGGTGAGACGGTGCAGGTCCGAGTCAACAACATCTCGGGCAACCTCGTCTTCGCCGACAAAGTCTGA
- a CDS encoding Translation initiation factor 6 (KEGG: hvo:HVO_0117 ribosome anti-association protein~PFAM: Translation initiation factor IF6~manually curated~TIGRFAM: Translation initiation factor IF6~SMART: Translation initiation factor IF6~HAMAP: Translation initiation factor 6): MFRAAFAGSSYVGVFAMATDDCLLIRPDTEEEVVEGMSDELGVPAIETTVAGSNTVGALATGNENGLLVSGRVTDRERDRIEDETGLPVHGLPGRINAAGNVVLANDSGAYAHPELTNDQISVVEEALAVPVERGSLGDVRTVGTAAAATNTGVLCQPQSREPELEALEALLDAYADVGTINYGGPLVGSGIVANDEGYVVGHNTTGPELGRIEDTLGYIE, translated from the coding sequence GTGTTCCGCGCGGCTTTCGCCGGCTCTTCGTACGTCGGAGTGTTCGCTATGGCGACAGACGACTGCCTGCTGATCCGCCCCGACACCGAGGAGGAGGTCGTCGAGGGGATGAGCGACGAGCTTGGCGTCCCCGCTATCGAGACGACCGTCGCCGGCTCCAACACGGTCGGCGCGCTCGCGACAGGGAACGAGAACGGCCTGCTGGTCTCCGGTCGTGTAACCGACCGAGAACGCGACCGTATCGAGGACGAAACGGGCCTCCCGGTCCACGGCCTGCCGGGCCGCATCAACGCGGCGGGCAACGTCGTGCTGGCCAACGACAGTGGCGCGTACGCCCACCCCGAACTCACCAACGACCAGATTTCGGTCGTCGAGGAGGCGCTGGCGGTCCCCGTCGAACGGGGCTCGCTGGGTGACGTGCGGACCGTCGGCACCGCCGCCGCCGCCACCAACACGGGCGTGCTCTGCCAGCCCCAGTCCCGCGAGCCGGAACTGGAGGCGTTGGAAGCACTGTTGGACGCCTACGCAGACGTCGGGACCATCAACTACGGCGGCCCGCTCGTCGGCTCAGGCATCGTCGCCAACGACGAAGGCTACGTCGTCGGCCACAACACGACCGGGCCCGAACTGGGCCGTATCGAGGACACGCTGGGCTATATCGAGTAA
- a CDS encoding cell division protein FtsZ (KEGG: hla:Hlac_0523 cell division protein FtsZ~TIGRFAM: Cell division protein FtsZ, N-terminal~PFAM: Tubulin/FtsZ, GTPase domain; Tubulin/FtsZ, 2-layer sandwich domain): protein MQDIVQDALDNAEAEQRSMQDAETDDDEFGEPRIVIVGAGGAGNNTINRLYNIGVDGAETIAINTDKQHLKMVEADTKILVGKSLTEGLGAGGDPQMGERATEMAQGTIKEVLGEADLVFVTAGMGGGTGTGASPVIANIAKEQGAIVVGMVSTPFNVERARTVKAEEGLERLREEASSIIVLDNNRLLDYVPNLPIGKAFSVMDQIIAETVKGISETITQPSLINLDYADMSTIMNQGGVAVMLVGETQDSNKTQEVVEDAMNHPLLDVDYRGASGGLVHITGGPDLTLKEAEGIANQITERLEASANVIWGARIQQEYKGKVRVMAIMTGVHSAQVLGPSTQKQADASKRALGDDDLENAEFDAKRNANGAARQDGGQDQRNDRNNGLDVIR from the coding sequence ATGCAGGATATCGTTCAGGACGCACTCGACAACGCAGAGGCCGAACAGCGCTCGATGCAGGACGCCGAAACCGACGACGACGAGTTCGGGGAGCCCCGGATCGTCATCGTCGGCGCGGGCGGCGCAGGCAACAACACGATCAACCGCCTCTACAACATCGGTGTCGACGGCGCCGAAACCATCGCGATCAACACCGACAAACAGCACCTGAAGATGGTCGAGGCCGACACGAAGATCCTGGTCGGCAAATCCCTCACGGAAGGGCTCGGCGCTGGCGGCGACCCCCAGATGGGCGAGCGCGCCACCGAGATGGCCCAGGGGACGATCAAAGAGGTGCTGGGCGAAGCAGACCTCGTGTTCGTCACGGCCGGGATGGGTGGCGGGACCGGTACCGGTGCCTCACCCGTCATTGCGAACATCGCGAAAGAACAGGGAGCGATCGTCGTCGGGATGGTTTCGACGCCATTCAATGTTGAGCGCGCCCGCACGGTCAAGGCCGAAGAGGGGCTCGAACGGCTCCGTGAGGAGGCGTCGTCCATCATCGTGCTGGACAACAACCGCCTGCTCGATTACGTGCCGAATCTCCCAATCGGGAAGGCGTTCTCGGTGATGGACCAGATCATCGCCGAGACCGTCAAAGGCATCTCAGAGACCATCACGCAGCCCTCACTGATTAATCTGGACTACGCGGACATGTCCACGATTATGAACCAGGGCGGCGTCGCCGTGATGCTCGTCGGCGAGACCCAGGACTCGAACAAGACCCAGGAAGTTGTCGAAGACGCGATGAACCACCCGCTGCTCGACGTGGACTACCGCGGCGCGAGCGGTGGGCTGGTCCACATCACCGGCGGCCCCGACCTCACGCTGAAAGAGGCCGAAGGTATCGCCAACCAGATCACCGAGCGCCTCGAGGCCTCGGCCAACGTCATCTGGGGCGCCCGCATCCAGCAGGAGTACAAGGGGAAAGTCCGCGTCATGGCCATCATGACCGGCGTTCACTCCGCACAGGTGCTGGGCCCCAGCACGCAGAAACAGGCCGACGCCTCCAAGCGCGCGCTCGGGGACGACGACCTGGAGAACGCAGAGTTCGACGCGAAGCGCAATGCGAACGGGGCCGCCCGACAGGACGGCGGCCAGGACCAACGGAACGACCGCAACAACGGGCTCGACGTTATTCGCTGA
- a CDS encoding hypothetical protein (KEGG: hje:HacjB3_08070 hypothetical protein), producing MAAIHCTDLSKSYGDVDAVSGIAIAVAVAAIGDSIAPARLVWAHVLAVSYLAVCGGLGLVISTLTDRVETAQRGALGAVFALFLLDSTTAATDYDWLGAISPTRQYDPTAVLVEGSTDLLAGGLMVAAAGLLVGFAVWRFDGNDI from the coding sequence ATGGCTGCGATCCACTGCACCGACCTCTCGAAATCCTACGGCGACGTCGACGCCGTCAGCGGTATCGCCATCGCGGTCGCGGTCGCGGCCATCGGCGACAGCATCGCACCCGCACGACTGGTCTGGGCGCACGTGCTCGCGGTGTCGTATCTGGCGGTGTGTGGCGGGCTCGGGCTGGTGATTTCGACGCTGACCGACCGAGTGGAGACCGCCCAGCGCGGCGCACTGGGAGCCGTATTCGCTCTGTTCCTGCTGGATTCGACGACCGCGGCGACCGACTATGACTGGCTCGGGGCGATCAGCCCGACCAGGCAGTACGACCCGACTGCGGTGTTGGTCGAGGGGAGCACCGACCTCTTGGCTGGGGGGCTCATGGTGGCAGCGGCCGGGCTGCTCGTGGGCTTTGCAGTCTGGCGGTTCGACGGGAACGATATCTGA
- a CDS encoding transcriptional regulator, TrmB (PFAM: Transcriptional regulator TrmB~KEGG: hbo:Hbor_02870 transcriptional regulator) yields MSGTPDTPEIEDLMETEEPSFQHILACVFGIQDHESRTYLALLDQPDSTVAELAEVLERDRSNVNRSLTTLLSKNLVERRRRLLDPGGYVYEYTAVELPEAKEMLHSALDGWVENVHSAIDGFGQQ; encoded by the coding sequence ATGAGCGGGACTCCCGACACTCCGGAGATCGAGGACCTCATGGAGACCGAAGAGCCGAGCTTCCAGCATATCCTCGCCTGCGTCTTCGGGATTCAGGACCACGAGAGCCGGACCTACCTCGCGCTGCTCGACCAGCCCGACAGCACCGTCGCCGAACTCGCGGAGGTGTTAGAGCGCGACCGGAGCAACGTGAACCGGTCGCTGACCACGCTACTCTCGAAGAATCTGGTCGAGCGCCGTCGCCGCCTGCTCGACCCGGGCGGCTACGTTTACGAGTACACCGCCGTGGAACTCCCCGAAGCGAAGGAGATGCTCCACAGTGCGCTCGACGGGTGGGTCGAGAACGTCCACAGCGCAATCGACGGCTTCGGGCAACAGTGA
- a CDS encoding Ribosomal protein L39e (PFAM: Ribosomal protein L39e~KEGG: hwa:HQ3424A 50S ribosomal protein L39e): MGKKSKAQKKRLGKKEKQNSRVPAWVMMKTDMEVTRNPKRRNWRRSDIDE; the protein is encoded by the coding sequence ATGGGGAAGAAATCGAAGGCGCAGAAAAAGCGGCTCGGAAAGAAGGAGAAACAGAACTCGCGTGTGCCCGCGTGGGTCATGATGAAGACCGACATGGAAGTCACCCGCAACCCGAAGCGGCGCAACTGGCGGCGGTCTGATATCGACGAATAA
- a CDS encoding hypothetical protein (KEGG: hje:HacjB3_12725 hypothetical protein) — translation MERAAALDRVEAMLDKLEEEPPPVPVREVWLYGDAALGLDPVDRLDVYLTKDILLGADSGEEADKIGERFEREYGVKGVGSTIRAAWAEQYPDRVRASDNGYAAPEKCLGAHLTDDDEPIHLEVCNASFGDNVTQRLKGALDRGAYEEILDPRGACLWVDGQRDTETLEKLRAGDLAFPTLPEALSMLGADEGDAKEAAQVMRERRREQTGATVRGDVV, via the coding sequence ATGGAGCGTGCTGCCGCACTCGACCGCGTGGAGGCGATGCTCGACAAACTCGAGGAGGAGCCACCGCCGGTGCCCGTGCGGGAGGTCTGGCTCTACGGCGACGCGGCGCTGGGCCTTGACCCGGTCGACCGACTCGACGTCTACCTGACCAAGGATATTCTGTTGGGTGCTGACAGCGGTGAGGAGGCCGACAAGATCGGCGAGCGCTTCGAACGTGAGTACGGTGTGAAAGGTGTGGGGAGCACGATTCGCGCGGCGTGGGCCGAGCAGTACCCCGACCGGGTCAGAGCCAGCGACAACGGCTACGCCGCTCCGGAGAAATGTCTCGGCGCGCACCTTACCGATGACGACGAACCCATCCACCTCGAGGTCTGTAACGCCTCCTTCGGCGACAACGTCACGCAACGGCTGAAAGGGGCGCTGGACCGCGGAGCGTACGAGGAGATTCTGGACCCGCGCGGCGCGTGTCTCTGGGTGGATGGCCAGCGCGACACGGAAACCCTCGAGAAGCTTCGCGCCGGCGACCTCGCGTTCCCGACGCTCCCCGAAGCGCTCTCGATGCTCGGTGCCGATGAGGGCGACGCTAAAGAGGCGGCCCAGGTGATGCGGGAGCGTCGCCGCGAGCAGACCGGCGCCACAGTGCGTGGCGACGTGGTCTGA
- a CDS encoding Tubulin/FtsZ, 2-layer sandwich domain-containing protein (PFAM: Tubulin/FtsZ, 2-layer sandwich domain; Tubulin/FtsZ, GTPase domain~KEGG: htu:Htur_2823 cell division protein FtsZ): protein MQDIVQDALDNAEAEQAMRDADPEDDDDEFGSPRIVIVGAGGAGNNTINRLYNIGVDGAETIMNQGGVAVMLVGETQDSNKTQEVVEDAMNHPLLDVDYRGASGGLVHITGGPDLTLKEAEGIADQITERLEASANVMWGARIQENYKGKVRVMAIMTGVQSAQVLGASTQKQADESRQALGGDISDTDFDAKSNAERAAAVDQRAREGATQRRERSDDDNGLDVIR, encoded by the coding sequence ATGCAGGATATCGTTCAGGACGCACTCGACAACGCGGAAGCTGAACAGGCAATGCGCGATGCCGATCCCGAGGACGATGACGACGAGTTCGGGAGCCCCCGAATCGTCATCGTCGGCGCGGGCGGCGCGGGCAACAACACCATCAACCGCCTCTACAACATCGGTGTCGACGGCGCCGAAACCATCATGAACCAGGGCGGCGTCGCCGTGATGCTCGTCGGCGAGACCCAGGACTCGAACAAGACCCAGGAAGTTGTCGAAGACGCGATGAACCACCCGCTGCTGGACGTGGACTACCGCGGTGCGAGCGGCGGGCTGGTCCACATCACCGGCGGCCCCGACCTCACACTGAAAGAGGCTGAGGGCATCGCCGACCAGATTACCGAACGCCTCGAGGCTTCGGCGAACGTGATGTGGGGCGCGCGGATCCAGGAGAACTACAAGGGGAAAGTCCGGGTCATGGCCATCATGACCGGCGTCCAGTCGGCACAGGTGCTCGGCGCCAGCACCCAGAAGCAAGCCGACGAGTCGCGCCAGGCGCTGGGCGGCGACATCTCGGATACGGATTTCGACGCCAAATCCAACGCCGAGCGCGCCGCAGCGGTCGACCAACGAGCGCGGGAGGGTGCCACACAGCGTCGTGAGCGTTCCGACGACGATAACGGGCTGGATGTCATACGCTGA
- a CDS encoding CopG-like domain-containing protein DNA-binding domain (PFAM: CopG-like DNA-binding~KEGG: nmg:Nmag_0981 putative transcriptional regulator, CopG/Arc/MetJ family) produces the protein MERVTLRIPKQQIDRVEQLVERGEYPNRSEAIRAAVRQLVDDEVNGQEIDWATV, from the coding sequence ATGGAGCGAGTTACACTACGGATACCGAAACAACAGATCGATCGGGTCGAACAGCTTGTCGAACGTGGAGAGTACCCCAATCGGAGCGAGGCAATCCGTGCGGCCGTTCGCCAGCTGGTCGATGACGAGGTGAACGGGCAGGAAATCGATTGGGCCACGGTGTAA
- a CDS encoding Ribosomal LX protein (PFAM: Ribosomal protein LX~KEGG: hmu:Hmuk_1231 ribosomal LX protein) gives MSQFTVSGTFEAREGPQAFERSIDAENEDVAREHVLSQFGAEHNLQRTNIEITEVQSTSSSRTESDDTEVTAA, from the coding sequence ATGAGCCAGTTTACTGTGAGCGGTACGTTCGAGGCCCGGGAGGGGCCGCAGGCGTTCGAGCGGAGCATTGACGCAGAGAACGAGGACGTCGCACGGGAGCACGTGCTTTCCCAGTTCGGTGCCGAGCACAACCTCCAGCGCACCAATATCGAGATCACCGAGGTACAGAGTACCTCGAGCAGTCGGACGGAGTCCGACGACACGGAGGTGACCGCCGCATGA
- a CDS encoding threonine synthase (TIGRFAM: Threonine synthase~KEGG: hvo:HVO_2969 threonine synthase~PFAM: Pyridoxal phosphate-dependent enzyme, beta subunit), protein MTDSLSLHASPPECPDGIDDDCWLACVACGATYPPFDEVRYTCDDCDGLLEVRYADLPGWDAFSGRGVWRYAAALPFETGRTHAPGPDDPPAGVSLPEGDTPLYEAPTIEDDLGIERLRVKHEGMNPTGSFKDRGMTVGVGVADAVGVNRLACASTGNTSAALAAYGARAGMETLVLLPAGNVAAGKVAQAALHDARILEVDGNFDDCLDIVQELAARGEAYLLNSLNPFRLEGQKTIGLEILEQFHEEEGGYPDRIVLPVGNAGNTAALYKCFRELVQAGALDPEEVPKLTGVQAAGAAPFVEAIQSGADGVERWDSVETLATAIRIGEPVNAPKALPGVRETGGTAVAVEDEAITEAQRALARQGIGVEPASAASLAGLRKLRAEGVVDADERVVCLTTGHLLKDPEAAAAAGGKPEPVANDVGAVRSLLGS, encoded by the coding sequence ATGACTGACTCCCTCTCGCTCCACGCGTCCCCGCCCGAGTGCCCGGACGGTATCGACGACGACTGCTGGCTGGCCTGTGTGGCCTGTGGCGCGACATACCCACCGTTCGACGAGGTTCGCTACACTTGCGACGACTGTGACGGCCTGCTGGAGGTCCGCTACGCCGACCTCCCCGGCTGGGATGCGTTCTCCGGCCGCGGCGTCTGGCGCTACGCCGCCGCGCTCCCCTTCGAGACTGGCCGGACCCACGCGCCCGGCCCCGACGACCCACCAGCGGGCGTGAGCCTCCCGGAGGGTGACACGCCACTCTATGAAGCACCAACCATCGAGGACGATCTCGGCATCGAGCGCCTCCGGGTGAAACACGAGGGGATGAACCCCACGGGCAGTTTCAAAGACCGCGGCATGACAGTCGGCGTCGGCGTCGCCGACGCGGTTGGTGTCAACCGCCTCGCGTGTGCCTCGACTGGAAACACCTCTGCTGCCCTCGCGGCCTACGGCGCTCGCGCCGGGATGGAGACGCTCGTGCTCCTCCCCGCAGGGAACGTCGCCGCCGGCAAGGTCGCGCAGGCAGCGCTCCACGACGCGCGAATTCTGGAGGTCGACGGCAACTTCGACGACTGCCTCGACATCGTTCAGGAGCTGGCCGCCCGCGGCGAGGCTTACCTCCTCAATTCGCTCAACCCCTTCCGGCTGGAAGGCCAGAAGACCATCGGGCTCGAGATTCTCGAGCAGTTCCACGAGGAGGAGGGTGGCTACCCCGACCGCATCGTCCTGCCCGTCGGGAACGCCGGCAACACCGCGGCGCTGTACAAGTGCTTCCGCGAACTCGTACAGGCTGGCGCACTCGACCCCGAGGAGGTCCCGAAACTCACGGGCGTCCAAGCAGCAGGCGCTGCGCCGTTCGTCGAGGCCATCCAATCCGGTGCCGACGGTGTCGAGCGGTGGGATTCCGTTGAGACCCTCGCGACGGCCATCCGTATCGGCGAGCCTGTCAATGCGCCCAAAGCACTCCCCGGCGTCCGCGAGACCGGTGGCACCGCCGTCGCCGTCGAGGACGAGGCGATTACGGAGGCCCAGCGCGCGCTCGCACGACAGGGAATCGGTGTCGAACCTGCTTCTGCAGCCTCGCTCGCCGGCCTCCGCAAGCTTCGTGCCGAGGGGGTCGTCGACGCCGACGAACGGGTGGTCTGTCTCACGACCGGGCACCTGCTGAAGGACCCCGAGGCCGCGGCCGCGGCTGGCGGGAAGCCCGAACCCGTCGCCAACGACGTGGGCGCGGTGCGCTCGCTGCTCGGCTCGTAG